From a single Phycisphaeraceae bacterium genomic region:
- a CDS encoding Gfo/Idh/MocA family oxidoreductase, with protein sequence MPHFKKASDIKVGVIGYGGAFNMGKHHLLQMQQAGMTPRAVSEIDESRLAVATKDFPGIQTFTSVDEMLKKSDVNLVVIITPHNTHAKLAIQCLKAGRHVVCEKPFAITTKECDDMIAAAKAAKVVLSTYHNRHWDGCVLAAMQAIHKEGAIGEVIRIEAAMGGYAKPGDWWRSSKSISGGVMYDWGVHLLEYSLQIIDSKIDEVMGVAKQGYWANQTKWKADTNEDEGFALVRFTNAKWLTLRISSIDSRPHDKILEITGTKGTYSFDHSTWEIVRIDNGKTTVTKGANPPSQTEKYYQNVADHLSKGTKLIITPEWARRPIHILNLADQSVKSGKAIKARYR encoded by the coding sequence GTGCCACACTTCAAGAAAGCCAGCGATATCAAGGTCGGCGTCATCGGTTACGGCGGCGCATTCAACATGGGCAAGCATCACCTGCTCCAGATGCAGCAGGCGGGCATGACTCCCCGCGCGGTCAGCGAGATCGACGAAAGCCGCCTGGCGGTGGCGACGAAAGATTTTCCCGGCATCCAGACGTTCACCTCGGTGGATGAGATGCTTAAGAAATCCGACGTGAATCTCGTCGTGATTATCACGCCGCACAACACCCACGCGAAGCTGGCGATCCAGTGCCTCAAGGCCGGCCGCCATGTCGTCTGTGAAAAGCCGTTTGCCATCACGACCAAGGAATGCGACGACATGATCGCCGCCGCCAAGGCCGCCAAGGTCGTACTTTCGACCTACCACAACCGCCACTGGGACGGCTGCGTATTGGCAGCGATGCAGGCGATCCACAAGGAAGGCGCGATCGGTGAGGTAATCCGCATCGAGGCGGCAATGGGCGGCTATGCAAAACCCGGCGACTGGTGGCGGTCCAGCAAGTCGATCTCCGGCGGCGTGATGTATGACTGGGGTGTTCACCTGCTGGAGTATTCGCTCCAGATCATCGATTCAAAGATCGATGAAGTCATGGGGGTCGCCAAGCAAGGCTACTGGGCAAACCAGACCAAATGGAAAGCTGACACCAACGAAGACGAAGGCTTCGCCCTCGTGCGTTTCACCAACGCCAAGTGGCTGACGCTGCGCATTTCGTCGATCGACTCCAGACCGCACGACAAGATTCTTGAGATCACCGGAACCAAGGGCACATACTCATTCGATCACAGCACGTGGGAGATCGTGCGCATCGACAACGGCAAAACGACCGTGACAAAGGGTGCCAACCCACCCAGTCAGACGGAGAAGTACTACCAGAACGTGGCTGACCATCTTTCCAAGGGCACCAAGCTCATCATCACCCCTGAATGGGCACGCCGTCCGATTCACATTCTGAATCTGGCGGACCAGAGCGTGAAATCAGGCAAGGCGATTAAAGCTCGGTACCGCTGA
- the cysT gene encoding sulfate ABC transporter permease subunit CysT, which produces MSLRLKHYSVLPGFGLTLGFTIFYLSMVVLIPLSALFFSASGTSWAQFWETISDERAVASYKLTFSTALIGAVLNAIFGFIVAWSLVRYRFPGKKILDAFVDLPFALPTAVSGIALTQIYAPTGWIGRWLDKAGIQSAYSPLGVTIAMTFIGLPFVVRTLQPALEDFEVEIEEASASLGANRWQTFARVILPTILPALLTGFALAFARALGEYGSIVFISGNMPMETEITSVLILARLEDYDYAGAAALAVVMLVASFLLLLLINLIQWWTSRRYRGN; this is translated from the coding sequence ATGAGCCTTCGACTCAAACATTACAGCGTGCTGCCCGGCTTCGGACTAACGCTGGGGTTCACGATTTTTTACCTGAGCATGGTCGTGCTCATACCGCTTTCAGCACTTTTCTTCAGTGCGTCAGGCACCAGTTGGGCGCAGTTCTGGGAAACCATCAGCGACGAACGGGCAGTCGCCTCGTACAAGCTCACGTTCTCCACCGCATTGATCGGTGCGGTGCTCAACGCGATCTTCGGCTTCATCGTGGCGTGGTCGCTGGTGCGGTATCGGTTTCCCGGAAAAAAGATTCTCGATGCGTTCGTCGATCTGCCTTTCGCCCTGCCCACCGCGGTATCAGGCATCGCGCTGACGCAGATTTATGCGCCGACCGGATGGATCGGCAGGTGGCTCGACAAAGCGGGCATCCAGTCGGCCTACTCTCCGCTGGGTGTCACGATTGCGATGACGTTCATCGGCCTGCCGTTCGTCGTCCGCACGCTTCAACCGGCACTCGAAGATTTCGAGGTGGAGATTGAGGAGGCGTCAGCGAGTTTGGGAGCAAATCGCTGGCAGACATTTGCGCGGGTGATCCTGCCGACGATTCTCCCTGCCCTGCTGACGGGATTTGCGCTGGCGTTCGCACGGGCACTGGGTGAATACGGCTCGATCGTTTTCATTTCCGGAAACATGCCGATGGAAACGGAGATCACTTCGGTCCTGATCCTCGCACGGCTGGAAGACTACGACTATGCCGGAGCTGCGGCATTGGCGGTGGTGATGCTCGTCGCCTCATTCCTGCTGCTGCTGCTCATCAACCTGATCCAGTGGTGGACGAGCCGCCGCTACCGAGGTAACTGA
- the bioA gene encoding adenosylmethionine--8-amino-7-oxononanoate transaminase, with the protein MADTRRLIELDSLHVWHPFTPMRQWRDAAGPLGAPLVIERAEGEFLIDTDGRRYIDGVSSLWCNVHGHRVPEIDQAIRDQLDKVAHSTLLGLAGVPSIELAAELVKRSPSFDGRKLNKVFYSDAGATAVEAALKMAVGYWFHLGRPRKNRFVALTNAYHGDTTGSMAVGFSDAFHRPFRSMVFEADFSAAPDVLRGARRQHPVSGGRWPSEEFLAVEGGECLAQLEAHIRQHHERIAAVVLEPVMQGAAGMLPQPKGFVRYIRELCSAHDVLLIADEVATGLGRTGKMFACEHDGVTPDILCVAKGITGGYLPLAATLTTDAIEQVFTGELSERRTFFHGHTYTGNALGCAAALASLRLFDSTRLLDRIVRSTAILTERLNELRDESRFPHVVDVRQRGLMVGIELAKDRRTREPFDSTRRVGAAVCAAMRPRGLIIRPLGDVLVLMPIPAMREESLHRMLDVVIETLKEWKDSA; encoded by the coding sequence ATGGCCGACACCCGCCGACTCATCGAGCTTGACAGCCTGCACGTCTGGCATCCGTTTACCCCGATGCGCCAGTGGCGCGATGCCGCGGGTCCGCTGGGCGCACCTCTGGTGATCGAGCGTGCCGAGGGTGAGTTTCTCATCGACACCGACGGCAGGCGGTACATCGATGGCGTCTCGAGCCTCTGGTGCAATGTTCACGGCCACCGCGTCCCGGAGATCGACCAGGCCATCCGCGATCAATTGGATAAGGTCGCCCACTCGACGTTACTGGGGCTGGCGGGGGTGCCTAGCATCGAGCTGGCAGCGGAATTGGTCAAGCGGTCGCCGTCGTTTGATGGACGGAAACTCAACAAGGTGTTCTACTCCGACGCGGGAGCGACGGCGGTCGAGGCGGCGTTGAAGATGGCTGTCGGCTACTGGTTTCACCTTGGCCGCCCGCGGAAAAACCGCTTCGTCGCACTGACCAATGCGTATCACGGCGACACGACCGGATCAATGGCGGTGGGCTTCAGCGATGCGTTTCACCGGCCGTTCCGCTCGATGGTGTTTGAAGCTGATTTTTCCGCTGCTCCCGACGTGCTGCGGGGCGCGCGGCGACAGCATCCCGTCTCCGGCGGCCGCTGGCCGAGTGAAGAATTCCTGGCTGTCGAGGGCGGTGAATGTCTCGCGCAATTGGAAGCACACATCCGGCAGCATCACGAGCGCATCGCTGCGGTGGTTCTCGAACCGGTGATGCAGGGTGCAGCGGGAATGCTTCCGCAACCCAAGGGATTCGTGAGATACATCCGCGAGTTATGCTCCGCGCATGACGTGCTGCTGATCGCCGACGAGGTCGCCACCGGCCTGGGACGCACCGGAAAAATGTTCGCCTGCGAACACGATGGCGTGACACCCGACATCCTCTGCGTCGCCAAAGGGATCACCGGCGGTTATCTACCGCTGGCAGCAACGCTGACGACGGACGCGATCGAGCAGGTTTTCACCGGCGAACTTTCAGAGAGACGGACATTTTTCCACGGTCACACGTACACAGGTAACGCATTGGGATGCGCCGCGGCGCTGGCTTCATTGCGACTGTTCGACTCAACCCGACTTCTCGATCGCATCGTCCGTAGCACCGCGATTCTCACCGAGCGGCTCAACGAACTGCGAGATGAGTCGAGGTTTCCGCACGTGGTGGACGTGAGGCAGCGCGGGCTGATGGTGGGTATCGAGCTTGCGAAGGACCGCCGAACGCGCGAGCCGTTCGACTCAACGCGGCGTGTCGGCGCAGCGGTCTGCGCTGCGATGCGTCCGCGAGGGTTGATTATCCGTCCGCTGGGTGACGTGTTGGTGTTGATGCCGATTCCCGCGATGCGCGAGGAGTCTCTGCATCGGATGCTCGATGTGGTGATCGAGACGTTGAAAGAGTGGAAAGACTCAGCGTGA
- a CDS encoding sulfate ABC transporter ATP-binding protein — protein MSITVQHITKTFGNFRALDDVSVEVPSGELVALLGPSGSGKTTLLRVIAGLETPDPGEGEIRFHDENVVAADIGARRVGFVFQHYALFRHMTVFENVAFGLRVRPRKTRPSRAAIRDRVHELLKLVQLEGLAGRYPSQLSGGQRQRVALARALAVEPKVLLLDEPFGALDAKVRQELRRWLRRLHDEIHITSVFVTHDQEEALEVADKIVLMNKGHIEQAGTPEEVFHRPATEFVINFLGNVNLFHARVVDGKAIFDGKPTDGTRAADARAQRIFVRPHDFDILHQPDGRPAFKARVDRINSAGPHVKVELTSVQGEYVQVALPHERYQALKLQTGVDVFVSARDYKVFGEDYSI, from the coding sequence GTGAGCATCACGGTTCAACACATCACGAAAACCTTCGGTAACTTCCGCGCACTCGATGATGTTTCCGTGGAAGTACCCAGCGGCGAGCTGGTCGCCCTGCTGGGGCCATCGGGTTCCGGCAAGACCACGCTTCTGCGTGTCATCGCTGGACTGGAGACACCCGATCCGGGTGAAGGTGAAATCCGATTCCACGATGAAAACGTCGTGGCGGCTGACATCGGGGCACGCCGCGTGGGTTTTGTCTTTCAACACTACGCGCTATTCCGTCACATGACGGTGTTTGAAAACGTGGCGTTCGGTCTGCGAGTGCGGCCGCGCAAGACACGACCCTCACGGGCGGCGATTCGTGATCGGGTTCACGAATTACTCAAGCTCGTTCAACTGGAAGGACTTGCCGGCCGATACCCGTCGCAACTCTCAGGCGGTCAGCGTCAGCGCGTCGCGCTGGCGCGTGCGCTGGCGGTCGAGCCCAAGGTTCTTCTGCTCGATGAACCTTTCGGCGCACTGGATGCAAAAGTGCGACAGGAACTGCGCCGCTGGCTCCGGCGACTGCATGATGAAATCCACATCACCAGCGTATTCGTCACGCACGATCAGGAAGAAGCCTTGGAGGTCGCCGACAAAATCGTGCTGATGAACAAGGGACACATCGAGCAGGCCGGCACACCGGAGGAAGTGTTCCACAGGCCGGCGACGGAATTCGTGATCAATTTCCTGGGCAACGTAAATCTGTTCCACGCGCGGGTAGTCGACGGTAAGGCGATTTTCGACGGCAAGCCGACGGATGGTACAAGAGCTGCGGATGCGCGAGCGCAGCGAATTTTTGTTCGTCCGCATGACTTCGACATCTTGCACCAGCCGGATGGGCGACCGGCTTTCAAGGCCCGCGTGGACCGCATCAATTCTGCCGGTCCGCATGTCAAAGTGGAGCTTACCAGCGTACAAGGCGAGTACGTTCAGGTGGCCTTGCCGCATGAACGCTATCAGGCCCTCAAGCTCCAGACCGGCGTGGATGTGTTTGTCAGTGCTCGTGATTACAAGGTCTTCGGCGAGGACTACTCGATCTAG
- a CDS encoding sulfate ABC transporter permease, with the protein MAGPATSRLAHRTGVSKRMVSEPAWVRWTLLLVSAAFLLLFLFVPLAAVFTEALRKGLGAYFEAIRQPDAWDAIKLTLLTAAIAVPINLVFGLAASWAIAKFNFLGKNLLITLIDLPFAVSPVISGLIFVLLFGLQGWFGWWLDDPSYPTHLSWLGFSHRWWPLTAEWISLGWSPLRIIFAVPGIVLATIFVTFPFVAREVIPLMQEQGTEEEQAALVLGASGWQTFRRVTLPNVKWALLYGVILCNARAMGEFGAVSVVSGHIRGKTNTIPLHVEILYNEYNFVAAFAVASLLALLALVTLGLKTLVEWTVHRQAEQDLDPPESLDASTSATTARATPARIANPPDPNSQEELGL; encoded by the coding sequence ATGGCCGGTCCCGCGACATCACGATTGGCACACCGCACCGGCGTGAGCAAACGCATGGTCAGCGAGCCTGCATGGGTACGATGGACCCTGCTGCTGGTCAGTGCCGCTTTTCTGCTGCTCTTTCTTTTCGTGCCGCTGGCGGCAGTCTTCACTGAAGCACTTCGCAAGGGACTGGGAGCCTATTTCGAGGCGATCCGACAACCTGACGCTTGGGATGCCATCAAACTCACACTCCTGACTGCCGCCATCGCTGTACCGATCAATCTCGTCTTCGGGCTGGCAGCTTCGTGGGCGATCGCCAAGTTCAACTTCCTGGGAAAAAATCTGCTCATCACCCTGATCGACCTGCCCTTCGCTGTTTCGCCTGTGATTTCCGGCCTCATCTTCGTGTTGCTCTTTGGTCTTCAGGGCTGGTTCGGTTGGTGGCTCGATGATCCAAGCTATCCCACCCATCTCTCATGGCTGGGATTTTCTCACCGCTGGTGGCCGCTGACGGCCGAGTGGATTTCACTGGGGTGGAGCCCGCTGCGGATCATCTTCGCCGTGCCCGGCATCGTACTGGCGACGATCTTCGTGACTTTCCCATTCGTCGCGCGGGAAGTCATCCCGCTCATGCAGGAACAGGGCACCGAGGAGGAACAAGCCGCACTGGTTCTCGGTGCAAGCGGTTGGCAGACCTTCCGGCGCGTCACGCTGCCAAACGTCAAATGGGCCCTGCTCTACGGCGTGATCCTCTGCAACGCGAGGGCAATGGGCGAGTTCGGGGCCGTGTCAGTGGTCTCGGGACACATCCGCGGCAAGACCAACACCATACCCCTGCACGTCGAGATTCTCTACAACGAATACAACTTCGTCGCGGCCTTTGCCGTCGCTTCATTGCTTGCGCTGCTCGCACTGGTCACGCTGGGGCTTAAGACTCTCGTCGAGTGGACCGTTCATCGACAAGCGGAACAAGACCTCGATCCCCCGGAATCGCTGGATGCCTCGACATCTGCGACCACAGCAAGAGCGACTCCCGCCCGCATTGCCAATCCACCTGATCCGAACTCGCAAGAGGAGCTGGGCCTGTGA
- a CDS encoding sulfate ABC transporter substrate-binding protein, with product MGKTFRRWLSLSVLGVAIWLLPAPLSAQTVLLNASYDPTRELFQQFNAAFAAKWKAEGHGELEIEQSHGGSGKQARFVLEGLEADVVSLALAYDIDAIADRKLIAADWQSRLPDNSAPYTSTIVFLVRKGNPKGIKDWDDLAKPGIKVITPNPRTSGGARWNYLAAWGYAIRKYSPANLTQPSGAGDDAQPSSANTSDDHAALEEKAKEFVTAIYRNVPVLDSGARGSTTTFAQRGLGDVLITWENEAYLAIREFGSDKLEVVNPSISILAEPPVTVVDKVVNRRGTRAAAEAYLKYLYSREGQEIAARNYYRPRDAEVAQKYADRFPRIELFTIDEMFGGWRKAQAVHFANKGIYDQISRSKK from the coding sequence ATGGGCAAGACGTTTCGCCGCTGGTTATCGCTGTCGGTGCTGGGTGTCGCAATTTGGTTGCTCCCTGCGCCTTTGTCGGCTCAGACCGTGCTGCTCAACGCCTCTTACGATCCGACACGCGAGCTTTTTCAGCAGTTCAACGCCGCCTTTGCCGCCAAGTGGAAAGCCGAAGGTCACGGTGAACTGGAAATCGAGCAGTCACACGGCGGGTCGGGCAAGCAGGCGCGTTTCGTCCTCGAAGGGCTTGAGGCTGACGTCGTATCACTGGCGCTGGCTTATGACATCGATGCGATAGCCGACCGAAAACTCATCGCTGCCGACTGGCAAAGCCGTCTGCCTGACAACTCCGCGCCCTACACCTCCACGATCGTGTTCCTCGTCCGTAAGGGGAACCCAAAAGGAATTAAGGATTGGGACGACCTGGCTAAGCCAGGCATCAAGGTGATCACACCCAATCCGCGGACCTCTGGCGGCGCACGGTGGAATTATCTGGCTGCATGGGGTTATGCGATCCGAAAATACAGCCCTGCCAATCTCACCCAACCATCCGGTGCGGGTGATGATGCACAACCTTCTTCCGCCAACACGTCGGACGATCACGCTGCCCTGGAAGAAAAAGCGAAAGAGTTCGTGACTGCGATCTATCGAAATGTGCCCGTACTCGATTCGGGTGCTCGCGGCTCAACGACGACTTTCGCACAGCGCGGTTTGGGTGATGTGCTCATCACTTGGGAAAACGAGGCTTATCTGGCGATCCGCGAGTTTGGCTCGGACAAGCTGGAGGTGGTCAATCCGTCGATCAGCATTCTCGCCGAGCCGCCGGTGACCGTAGTGGATAAGGTCGTCAATCGGCGAGGTACGCGGGCGGCGGCTGAGGCGTACTTGAAATACCTTTACAGCAGGGAAGGTCAGGAAATCGCTGCCCGAAATTATTACCGGCCTCGTGATGCGGAGGTCGCCCAAAAGTACGCGGATCGATTTCCCCGGATCGAGCTGTTCACCATTGACGAAATGTTCGGCGGATGGCGCAAGGCGCAGGCGGTCCACTTTGCCAACAAGGGAATCTACGACCAGATCTCGCGCTCAAAAAAGTGA
- a CDS encoding elongation factor G, whose translation MPSYTTTDIRNIALVGHGGAGKTTLAEALLLKSGAIHAPGSVERGTTVTDHSDEEKTHGHSIFTSIAHCDFQGKHINLIDTPGYPDFIGQAFLALPAIETVAVVINATAGVEPNARRVMERAGARKLCRMIVVNKIDAENLDFAELIEQIQSAFGKECIPINLPTADGKGVVDCFFRADGSTPTALGSSSEAHQRIVEQVVEVDEKLMELYLEQGDVKPDQLHEPFEKALREGHLIPVCFTSATRDVGVQELLEIIVKLAPNPLEGNPRPFIRGDDVLHELHAEPDPKKHVIAHVFQVTIDPFVGKLAAFRVHQGTVTMQTQLYVGDPRAGESKKPFKVGHLFKFQGKQHAEVDAAIPGDIAAVAKVDDIHRGAVLHDSHDEDHIRYLHKAYPEPMYGLAVTARSRGDEQKIGDALHKLLEEDPTLRVVRDNSTHETIIYGMGEMHLRIILERLKKRFHVEVDTKPPKIAYRETITAKAEGHHRHKKQTGGAGQFGEVYLRVEPLARGSGFQYVDDTFGGSIPRQFIPAIEKGVRQVIETGAIAGYPLQDVRVSVYDGKYHDVDSKEIAFITAGRRAFIDAVQKARPVVLEPCVNIEVTVPSRYMGDITGDLSGKRGRIQGTDMLGGDMAVVKAMVPLSEVTNYQNQLKSVTGGQGSFSMELSHYDPVPPQIQQQIVSAYKPKAEED comes from the coding sequence ATGCCCAGCTACACCACTACGGATATTCGCAACATTGCCCTTGTGGGTCACGGCGGCGCGGGAAAAACGACGCTCGCCGAGGCCCTCCTTCTGAAGTCCGGTGCCATTCACGCGCCGGGCAGCGTCGAGCGCGGCACGACGGTCACCGACCATAGCGACGAAGAAAAAACACACGGCCACAGCATCTTCACTTCCATCGCCCACTGCGACTTCCAGGGCAAACACATCAACCTCATCGACACGCCGGGCTATCCCGACTTTATCGGGCAGGCGTTTCTGGCGTTGCCGGCGATCGAGACGGTCGCGGTGGTAATCAACGCCACTGCTGGTGTCGAACCTAACGCGCGCCGTGTCATGGAGCGCGCCGGTGCGCGAAAGCTCTGCCGAATGATCGTCGTCAACAAGATTGATGCGGAGAATCTCGACTTCGCCGAGTTGATCGAGCAGATCCAGAGCGCGTTCGGCAAAGAGTGCATCCCCATCAACCTGCCCACCGCGGACGGTAAAGGCGTGGTCGATTGTTTTTTCCGTGCTGACGGGTCAACGCCGACCGCGCTGGGATCGTCTTCCGAGGCGCATCAGCGCATCGTCGAGCAGGTCGTCGAAGTGGATGAAAAGCTGATGGAGCTTTATCTCGAACAGGGCGATGTGAAGCCCGACCAGCTTCACGAGCCGTTCGAGAAGGCGCTGCGTGAGGGACACCTGATTCCCGTCTGCTTTACCAGCGCGACGCGCGACGTAGGCGTTCAGGAGTTGTTGGAGATCATCGTCAAACTCGCGCCCAATCCGCTGGAGGGAAACCCGCGGCCATTTATCCGCGGCGATGATGTGCTCCACGAACTGCACGCTGAGCCTGACCCGAAGAAGCATGTGATCGCACACGTCTTTCAGGTCACGATCGATCCGTTCGTCGGCAAGCTCGCGGCGTTTCGCGTGCATCAGGGCACGGTGACAATGCAGACACAGCTTTACGTCGGTGACCCCCGAGCCGGCGAAAGCAAAAAACCCTTCAAGGTCGGCCACCTCTTCAAGTTTCAGGGAAAACAGCACGCCGAGGTGGACGCGGCGATACCCGGCGACATTGCTGCCGTCGCCAAGGTGGATGACATCCACCGCGGCGCTGTCCTGCACGACAGCCATGATGAGGATCACATCCGCTACCTTCACAAGGCCTACCCCGAACCGATGTACGGGCTGGCCGTGACCGCCAGGAGTCGCGGCGATGAGCAGAAAATCGGCGATGCCTTGCACAAGCTGCTCGAAGAAGACCCCACGCTCCGGGTTGTGCGCGACAATTCAACGCACGAGACCATCATTTACGGCATGGGAGAAATGCACCTGCGCATCATCCTTGAGCGACTCAAAAAACGCTTCCATGTCGAAGTGGACACCAAGCCGCCCAAGATCGCCTACCGCGAGACGATCACCGCCAAGGCGGAAGGTCACCACCGGCATAAAAAGCAGACCGGCGGCGCGGGACAGTTTGGTGAGGTTTATCTGCGCGTCGAACCGCTGGCACGAGGCAGCGGATTTCAATATGTGGACGACACCTTCGGCGGTTCGATCCCCAGACAATTCATCCCCGCGATTGAAAAAGGCGTCCGACAGGTGATCGAAACCGGCGCGATCGCCGGCTATCCGCTCCAGGACGTGCGCGTCAGCGTTTACGACGGCAAGTATCACGATGTGGACTCCAAAGAAATCGCGTTCATCACGGCTGGACGGCGGGCATTCATTGATGCGGTGCAGAAAGCTCGGCCGGTGGTGCTCGAACCCTGCGTCAATATCGAGGTCACCGTTCCCAGCCGTTACATGGGTGACATCACCGGCGACCTGTCAGGAAAGCGCGGACGAATCCAGGGCACCGACATGCTCGGCGGCGATATGGCGGTGGTGAAGGCGATGGTGCCTTTGAGTGAAGTGACCAACTATCAGAACCAACTCAAAAGCGTCACCGGCGGTCAGGGCAGCTTTTCCATGGAGCTGAGCCATTACGATCCTGTCCCGCCGCAGATTCAGCAGCAGATCGTCTCCGCTTACAAACCTAAAGCGGAGGAAGATTGA
- the arfB gene encoding aminoacyl-tRNA hydrolase, translating to MPESDIPTSGSGIEIAPGICVPPAALQFSFARSSGPGGQNVNKLETKAQLRVSLRVIENRIGAPATARLLALAGPSHFSTDGDLLITSEETRSQRMNKDACLKRLRSLLVSAIRVPRTRRATRPTRSSRERRLKQKSCRATTKRSRSSPRDDD from the coding sequence ATGCCGGAATCAGACATACCAACCAGCGGATCGGGGATTGAAATAGCTCCGGGAATATGCGTGCCGCCGGCCGCTTTGCAGTTTTCTTTTGCGCGCAGCTCAGGACCTGGCGGCCAGAATGTGAACAAGCTCGAAACCAAGGCACAGCTCCGCGTGTCGCTGCGGGTGATCGAAAATCGCATCGGCGCACCGGCGACGGCGCGGCTGCTCGCGCTGGCTGGACCTTCGCATTTCTCGACGGACGGCGATCTGTTGATTACCTCTGAGGAGACGCGCTCGCAACGAATGAACAAGGACGCCTGTCTGAAGCGGTTGCGCTCGCTGCTGGTGTCTGCGATACGTGTGCCGCGAACGCGCCGCGCGACTCGACCGACGCGCAGCTCGCGTGAGAGGAGGCTCAAGCAGAAAAGTTGCCGCGCGACAACGAAGCGATCACGATCATCTCCGCGCGACGACGATTGA
- a CDS encoding glycosyltransferase family 2 protein has protein sequence MPQLSVVIPVYNEADTIDQIVAAVRAVPIDKEVIIVDDCSTDSTAHRLKELKELPDVRVFYHEENQGKGAALRTGFAAATGQIVLIQDADLEYDPQEYPKLLKPILDGKADVVFGSRFAGGESHRVLYFWHSIGNRFLTLMSNMMTDLNLTDMETCYKVFRHEVIKKITIEENRFGFEPEITAKVAKMNCRIYEVGVSYSGRTFAEGKKIGWKDGLRAVWCILKYNLFRRGTS, from the coding sequence ATGCCCCAGCTCTCCGTTGTCATTCCGGTTTACAACGAAGCCGACACGATCGATCAGATCGTAGCCGCGGTCCGCGCGGTGCCCATCGACAAGGAAGTCATCATTGTCGATGACTGCTCCACCGACAGCACGGCGCACCGGCTCAAGGAGCTTAAGGAACTGCCCGACGTGCGTGTGTTCTATCACGAGGAAAACCAGGGCAAGGGTGCGGCTCTGCGCACCGGCTTTGCGGCTGCGACCGGCCAGATCGTGCTCATCCAGGATGCCGATCTCGAATACGACCCGCAGGAATATCCGAAACTGCTCAAACCCATTCTCGACGGCAAGGCTGATGTCGTCTTCGGGTCGCGTTTCGCCGGCGGCGAGTCGCATCGCGTGCTCTACTTCTGGCATTCGATCGGCAACCGTTTCCTCACGCTCATGTCAAACATGATGACCGACCTCAACCTCACCGACATGGAGACCTGTTACAAGGTTTTCCGTCACGAGGTCATTAAAAAAATCACGATCGAGGAAAATCGATTCGGATTCGAGCCGGAGATCACCGCCAAGGTCGCCAAGATGAACTGCCGCATTTACGAGGTCGGCGTGTCATACTCCGGCCGTACTTTCGCCGAGGGTAAAAAGATTGGTTGGAAGGACGGCTTGCGCGCGGTCTGGTGCATCCTGAAGTACAACCTGTTCCGACGCGGAACATCGTGA